The following are encoded together in the Xanthomonas vesicatoria ATCC 35937 genome:
- a CDS encoding DUF3011 domain-containing protein: MKWLISLCGLWCLPLLMLADARAAERGSGVVRCESKDMARVHCAMHVAGGVQLVRQLSETSCIRGSEWDVDRDGVWVEQGCRAEFATTAPAATVMRRVVRCDSNGGKVACPVVLRGAPVRLLRQRSMWPCKEGRTWGTRRNEIWVSRGCDGEFEVGAEDGSGFVAVPRMVTCESKKSTRRTCGVSVERKVRLGRQISRTPCVEGQTWGWSRDGVWVNDGCRAEFIVD, from the coding sequence ATGAAGTGGCTGATCAGCTTATGCGGTTTGTGGTGCCTGCCGCTGCTGATGCTAGCCGATGCGCGTGCTGCCGAGCGAGGCTCGGGTGTGGTGCGATGCGAATCCAAGGACATGGCGCGCGTGCATTGCGCCATGCATGTCGCGGGCGGCGTGCAACTGGTACGCCAGCTCTCTGAAACCAGCTGTATTCGCGGTAGCGAATGGGATGTCGACCGCGACGGAGTTTGGGTGGAGCAGGGCTGCCGTGCTGAATTTGCCACCACCGCGCCAGCCGCTACGGTGATGCGGCGTGTGGTGCGCTGCGATTCCAATGGCGGCAAGGTGGCATGCCCGGTGGTGCTGCGCGGCGCGCCGGTACGCCTGTTGCGTCAGCGCTCGATGTGGCCGTGCAAGGAGGGCCGCACCTGGGGAACGCGGCGTAACGAAATCTGGGTCTCGCGTGGCTGTGATGGCGAGTTCGAGGTGGGGGCCGAAGATGGCTCCGGTTTCGTGGCAGTGCCACGCATGGTCACCTGCGAGTCGAAGAAGAGCACGCGCCGCACCTGTGGGGTATCGGTGGAGCGCAAGGTGCGACTGGGCCGGCAGATATCACGGACGCCCTGCGTGGAGGGCCAGACCTGGGGCTGGAGCCGCGACGGGGTATGGGTCAACGACGGTTGCCGCGCCGAATTCATCGTCGACTGA
- the mtnA gene encoding S-methyl-5-thioribose-1-phosphate isomerase → MNDSAHIDYARYDHIRPLLWTGDALELLDQRKLPFVVEHVRCESSDAVAEAIHSLAVRGAPAIGIAAGWGVVLAAREIDADDGSAALQKLEPALLRLNAARPTAVNLAWALMRMRRVLGAAAADWREVIAREAQAISDEDLAANRHMGALGAGLVAAGSGVLTHCNTGSLATAGFGTALGVIRAGMAQQRIAKVFAGETRPWLQGARLTVWELQQDGINATLIADSAAAHLMKSGLVQWVIVGADRICANGDTANKIGTYQLAISARHHGVKFMVVAPSSTVDMATSDGDQIEIEQRDPGELFGVGGVRTVAEGIHAWNPVFDVTPGALIDAIVTERGVIERPDPARMQAAFGG, encoded by the coding sequence ATGAACGACAGCGCCCATATCGATTACGCCCGCTACGACCACATCCGCCCCCTGTTGTGGACCGGCGATGCCCTGGAACTGCTCGACCAACGCAAGCTGCCTTTCGTGGTGGAGCATGTGCGCTGCGAGAGCAGCGATGCGGTGGCCGAGGCCATCCACTCGTTGGCGGTACGCGGTGCCCCGGCGATCGGGATCGCGGCCGGGTGGGGTGTGGTGTTGGCTGCGCGCGAGATCGATGCTGACGATGGTAGTGCTGCCTTGCAGAAACTCGAGCCGGCGCTGCTCCGGCTCAATGCCGCACGCCCGACGGCGGTCAACCTGGCCTGGGCATTGATGCGCATGCGCCGAGTGTTGGGCGCGGCCGCTGCCGACTGGCGCGAAGTGATCGCACGCGAGGCGCAGGCCATCTCCGATGAGGATCTGGCCGCAAATCGCCACATGGGTGCGCTCGGGGCTGGCCTGGTCGCAGCGGGCAGCGGCGTGCTGACCCACTGCAACACCGGCTCGCTGGCCACCGCCGGCTTCGGTACCGCACTGGGCGTGATCCGCGCCGGCATGGCGCAGCAACGCATTGCCAAGGTGTTCGCTGGTGAAACCCGACCCTGGCTGCAGGGCGCGCGGCTGACCGTGTGGGAGCTGCAGCAGGACGGCATCAATGCCACTTTGATCGCCGATTCGGCTGCGGCGCATCTGATGAAATCCGGCCTGGTGCAATGGGTCATCGTCGGTGCCGACCGCATCTGCGCCAACGGCGACACCGCCAACAAGATCGGCACCTATCAGCTGGCCATTTCCGCACGCCACCACGGGGTCAAGTTCATGGTGGTGGCGCCGTCGTCGACGGTGGACATGGCCACCAGCGATGGCGATCAGATCGAGATTGAACAGCGCGATCCTGGTGAGTTGTTCGGCGTGGGAGGGGTGCGGACGGTGGCCGAGGGCATCCACGCCTGGAATCCGGTGTTCGACGTCACCCCCGGCGCGCTGATCGATGCCATCGTCACCGAACGGGGGGTGATCGAGCGCCCCGATCCGGCCCGAATGCAGGCCGCTTTCGGCGGCTGA
- the gyrA gene encoding DNA gyrase subunit A, protein MAETAKEIIQVNLEDEMRKSYLDYAMSVIVGRALPDARDGLKPVHRRVLFAMHELGAHSNKAYFKSARIVGDVIGKYHPHGDQSVYDTLVRMAQPFSLRYMMVDGQGNFGSVDGDSAAAMRYTESRMSRLAHELMADIDKETVDFQPNYDEKELEPTVMPTRFPSLLVNGSAGIAVGMATNIPPHNLTEAINACIALIDTPELDVEGLMEYIPGPDFPTAGIINGTAGIAAGYRTGRGRVRIRAKADVEVADNGREAIVVTEIPYQVNKARLIEKIAELVKEKKLEGISELRDESDKDGMRIYIEIKRGESAEVVLNNLYQQTQMESVFGINMVALIDGRPQLMNLKQMLEAFIRHRREVVTRRTIYELRKARARAHVLEGLTVALANIDEMIELIKTSANPQEARERMLAKTWEPGLVGALLGAAGAEASKPEDLAPGVGLANGFYQLSEVQASQILEMRLHRLTGLEQEKLTDEYKQLLEVIQGLIRILENPDVLLQVIRDELINIREEYGDERRTEIRHSEEDLDILDLIAPEDVVVTLSHAGYAKRQPVSAYRAQRRGGRGRSAAATKEEDFIDQLWLVNTHDTLLTFTSSGKVFWLPVHQLPEAGSNARGRPIINWIPLESGERVQAVLPVREYADNRYVFFATRNGTVKKTPLSEFAFRLARGKIAINLDDGDALVGVALTDGDRDVLLFASNGKTVRFGESTVRSMGRTATGVRGIRMPKGEEVVSLIVSDPAGGIEIESDEDAADEVVDTTDGADAAVIDVADDGNVAYILTATENGYGKRTPLTEYPRKGRGTQGVIGIQTTERNGKLVRAVLLGATDEVLLISDGGTLVRTRGSEISRVGRNTQGVTLIRLSKGEKLQAVERLDASLDEVDDVMEEASVSAESMAPPPVTEE, encoded by the coding sequence ATGGCAGAAACCGCCAAGGAAATCATCCAGGTCAATCTGGAAGACGAGATGCGCAAGAGCTATCTCGATTACGCGATGAGCGTGATCGTCGGCCGCGCACTCCCCGATGCCCGTGATGGCCTCAAGCCTGTGCACCGCCGCGTGTTGTTCGCGATGCACGAACTGGGCGCCCACAGCAACAAGGCCTACTTCAAGTCGGCGCGTATCGTCGGCGACGTCATCGGTAAATACCATCCGCACGGCGACCAGTCGGTGTACGACACGCTGGTGCGCATGGCGCAGCCGTTCTCGCTGCGCTACATGATGGTGGACGGCCAGGGTAACTTCGGTTCGGTCGACGGCGACTCCGCCGCGGCGATGCGTTACACCGAGTCGCGCATGTCGCGGCTGGCGCATGAACTGATGGCCGATATCGACAAGGAAACCGTCGATTTCCAGCCAAATTACGATGAAAAGGAACTGGAACCGACGGTCATGCCGACCCGGTTCCCGAGCCTGCTGGTCAACGGTTCGGCCGGTATTGCGGTGGGTATGGCCACCAACATCCCGCCGCACAATCTGACCGAGGCGATCAATGCCTGCATCGCGCTGATCGATACGCCCGAGCTGGATGTCGAAGGCCTGATGGAATACATCCCGGGCCCGGATTTCCCCACCGCCGGCATCATCAACGGTACCGCCGGCATTGCTGCGGGCTATCGCACCGGCCGTGGCCGCGTGCGTATCCGCGCCAAGGCCGATGTGGAAGTGGCCGACAACGGCCGCGAGGCGATCGTCGTCACCGAGATTCCGTACCAGGTCAACAAGGCGCGGCTGATCGAGAAGATCGCCGAGCTGGTCAAGGAAAAGAAGCTCGAAGGCATCAGCGAGCTGCGCGACGAGTCCGACAAGGACGGCATGCGCATCTACATCGAAATCAAGCGCGGCGAGTCGGCCGAGGTTGTGCTCAACAACCTGTATCAGCAGACCCAGATGGAGTCGGTGTTCGGCATCAACATGGTGGCGCTGATCGACGGCCGCCCGCAGTTGATGAACCTCAAGCAGATGCTGGAGGCGTTCATCCGCCACCGGCGCGAGGTGGTCACCCGCCGCACCATTTACGAACTGCGCAAGGCGCGCGCACGTGCGCACGTGCTGGAAGGCTTGACGGTTGCGTTGGCCAACATCGATGAAATGATCGAGTTGATCAAGACCTCGGCCAACCCGCAGGAAGCGCGCGAGCGCATGCTGGCCAAGACCTGGGAACCAGGGCTGGTCGGTGCACTGCTGGGTGCCGCTGGTGCCGAAGCGTCCAAGCCGGAAGACCTGGCGCCGGGCGTGGGCCTGGCCAATGGCTTCTATCAGCTCAGCGAAGTGCAGGCCTCGCAAATCCTTGAAATGCGTCTGCATCGCCTGACCGGATTGGAGCAGGAAAAGCTGACCGACGAGTACAAGCAGTTGCTCGAGGTCATCCAGGGCCTGATCCGTATCCTGGAAAACCCCGACGTGCTGCTGCAGGTGATCCGCGACGAGCTGATCAACATCCGCGAAGAGTACGGCGACGAGCGCCGCACCGAGATCCGTCACAGCGAAGAAGATCTGGATATTCTCGATCTGATCGCACCGGAAGACGTGGTGGTGACGTTGTCGCACGCCGGTTATGCCAAGCGACAGCCGGTGAGCGCGTATCGCGCGCAGCGGCGTGGCGGGCGTGGCCGTTCTGCCGCGGCGACCAAGGAAGAAGATTTCATCGACCAGCTGTGGCTGGTCAACACGCACGACACGCTGCTGACCTTTACCAGCAGCGGCAAGGTGTTCTGGCTGCCGGTGCATCAATTGCCGGAAGCCGGCTCCAATGCGCGCGGCCGCCCGATCATCAACTGGATTCCGCTGGAATCCGGCGAGCGGGTGCAGGCGGTGTTGCCAGTGCGCGAATACGCCGACAACCGCTATGTGTTCTTCGCCACCCGCAACGGGACGGTCAAGAAGACTCCGCTGAGCGAATTCGCCTTCCGTCTGGCACGCGGCAAGATCGCGATCAATCTCGACGATGGCGATGCGCTGGTTGGCGTTGCCTTGACCGATGGCGATCGCGACGTGTTGTTGTTCGCTTCCAATGGCAAGACCGTGCGCTTTGGCGAGTCCACCGTGCGTTCGATGGGCCGTACGGCCACCGGCGTGCGTGGTATCCGCATGCCCAAGGGCGAGGAGGTGGTCAGCTTGATCGTGTCCGACCCGGCGGGTGGGATCGAGATCGAGTCCGACGAAGACGCGGCCGATGAGGTGGTCGATACCACCGACGGCGCCGATGCAGCCGTGATCGACGTCGCCGACGACGGCAATGTGGCCTACATCCTCACCGCCACCGAGAACGGCTATGGCAAGCGCACGCCGTTGACCGAGTACCCGCGCAAGGGGCGTGGTACGCAGGGCGTGATTGGTATCCAGACCACCGAGCGCAACGGCAAGCTGGTGCGTGCGGTGCTGCTGGGCGCCACTGACGAGGTCCTGCTGATCTCCGATGGCGGCACCCTGGTGCGCACGCGCGGTTCGGAAATCTCGCGCGTGGGTCGCAATACCCAGGGCGTGACGTTGATCCGGCTGTCCAAGGGCGAGAAGCTGCAGGCGGTCGAACGCCTGGACGCATCGCTGGATGAGGTGGACGATGTGATGGAAGAAGCGAGCGTAAGCGCCGAGTCCATGGCGCCGCCGCCGGTCACCGAAGAATGA
- a CDS encoding glucose/quinate/shikimate family membrane-bound PQQ-dependent dehydrogenase yields the protein MTNLDRPSGRGHWALAILGGVIAVLGAVLLAGGVWLAALGGSWYYAPAGAAMLVSGVLLFRGRNAGAWWFAAVVAGSLLWTWWESGSDYWRWVPRLGLIVGLAFVLALLLPKLQRPVSRALSRSVAGVLAAVFVVAFVLAFIPHGVTEADGALAHAAGMVGGLVKRSAPAASATTDVQPANAPADGDWAAYGRSQAGQRYSPLQQINRDNVAQLQQAWVFHTGDLPSKRWGAETTPLKVGDSLYLCTARNQVIALDASSGKQRWRYDPKVKDEAIPYTAACRGVSYYEVPAAATTGAAEAATADSALCRTRVIEGTLDGRLIALDARSGQLCPDFGNNGQVDITVGMVETPPGYVSINSPPAIVRGVVVTGHQVLDGQKRYEPSGVIEGFDAVTGKLRWAWDMTHPDWNGAPPPGQTWTRGTPNMWTTAAADEQLGYVYLPMGNSTADYWSSSRTPQENRYATSLVALDVTTGKPAWNFQTTHIDAWDYDLGSQPSLIDFPKDGVNVPAVLLPSKQGELYVLDRRTGKPLVGVEERAVPGGGVEPQMRAKTQPFSLYHTLRKPDLTERDMWGMTPIDQLVCRIQFRTASYKGIYTPPEADRHSIEYPGYNGGSDWGSVAVDPQHGVIVANYNDMPNYNLLVPRAKADKLGWAPRDQVRGDTGGAEGAGDPQAGTPYAVNVNAGWRLPFTKLLCKEPPYGGIRAIDLVSGKTLWDRPFGSARGNGPFGIRSGLPIEIGTPNNGGSVVTAGGLIFIAAATDDLIRAIDLATGKELWHAKLPAGGQANPMVYSYGGREYLVIMAGGHHFMETPAGDALIAYALPQH from the coding sequence ATGACGAATTTGGATCGTCCTTCCGGTCGCGGCCATTGGGCGCTTGCGATCCTGGGAGGCGTGATTGCCGTGCTGGGCGCGGTGTTGCTGGCCGGTGGCGTGTGGTTGGCCGCGCTTGGTGGCTCCTGGTATTACGCACCGGCCGGTGCGGCGATGCTGGTTTCAGGCGTGTTGCTGTTCCGTGGCCGTAACGCGGGCGCTTGGTGGTTTGCAGCCGTGGTAGCCGGCTCGCTGTTGTGGACCTGGTGGGAGTCGGGCAGCGATTACTGGCGTTGGGTGCCGCGTCTGGGCCTGATCGTGGGCCTGGCGTTCGTGCTTGCGCTGCTGTTGCCGAAACTGCAACGACCGGTATCGCGCGCGCTGTCGCGCAGCGTGGCGGGTGTATTGGCGGCAGTGTTCGTGGTCGCGTTCGTGCTGGCGTTCATTCCGCATGGCGTGACCGAGGCCGATGGCGCGCTGGCGCATGCCGCCGGGATGGTCGGTGGCCTGGTCAAGCGCAGTGCACCGGCAGCATCTGCAACGACCGATGTGCAACCGGCCAACGCGCCGGCCGATGGCGATTGGGCGGCCTACGGGCGCAGCCAAGCCGGTCAACGCTATTCACCGCTGCAACAGATCAACCGCGACAACGTCGCGCAGCTGCAGCAAGCCTGGGTTTTCCACACCGGCGACCTGCCAAGCAAGCGTTGGGGCGCGGAAACCACGCCGTTGAAGGTGGGCGACAGCCTGTACCTGTGTACGGCGCGCAACCAGGTGATTGCGCTGGATGCGTCCAGCGGCAAGCAGCGCTGGCGCTACGACCCCAAGGTCAAGGACGAGGCGATTCCGTATACCGCCGCGTGCCGTGGCGTGTCGTATTACGAGGTGCCGGCGGCGGCCACGACTGGCGCTGCAGAGGCAGCAACCGCTGATTCGGCGCTATGCCGCACGCGCGTGATCGAAGGCACGCTGGATGGGCGCCTGATTGCGCTGGATGCACGCAGCGGTCAGCTGTGCCCGGACTTCGGCAACAATGGGCAGGTAGACATCACAGTCGGTATGGTCGAGACGCCGCCTGGCTATGTGTCGATCAATTCGCCGCCTGCGATCGTGCGCGGGGTGGTTGTCACCGGTCATCAGGTGCTCGATGGTCAGAAGCGGTACGAGCCGTCCGGTGTGATCGAAGGCTTCGATGCGGTAACCGGTAAATTGCGCTGGGCCTGGGACATGACGCATCCGGACTGGAATGGCGCACCGCCGCCGGGCCAGACCTGGACGCGTGGCACGCCCAATATGTGGACCACCGCCGCTGCAGACGAGCAGCTGGGGTATGTGTACCTGCCGATGGGCAATTCCACCGCCGATTACTGGAGCAGCTCGCGCACTCCGCAAGAGAATCGCTACGCTACCTCGCTGGTGGCGCTGGACGTCACTACCGGCAAGCCGGCGTGGAATTTCCAGACCACCCATATCGATGCGTGGGATTACGACTTGGGTTCGCAGCCGAGTCTGATCGACTTCCCCAAGGACGGCGTCAACGTGCCGGCGGTGTTGCTGCCGAGCAAGCAGGGCGAGTTGTATGTGCTGGATCGGCGCACCGGTAAGCCGCTGGTTGGCGTGGAAGAACGTGCAGTGCCCGGTGGTGGCGTCGAGCCACAGATGCGCGCCAAGACACAGCCGTTTTCGCTGTATCACACGTTGCGCAAGCCGGATCTGACCGAACGCGATATGTGGGGCATGACCCCGATCGACCAATTGGTGTGTCGTATCCAGTTCCGCACCGCCAGCTATAAGGGCATCTACACGCCACCGGAAGCCGATCGGCATTCGATCGAATACCCCGGTTACAACGGCGGCTCCGATTGGGGCAGTGTGGCGGTGGATCCGCAGCATGGCGTGATCGTGGCCAATTACAACGACATGCCGAACTACAACCTGCTGGTACCGCGCGCCAAGGCCGACAAGCTGGGTTGGGCACCGCGCGACCAGGTGCGCGGCGATACAGGCGGCGCAGAAGGCGCAGGCGACCCGCAGGCCGGCACGCCGTATGCGGTCAACGTCAACGCCGGCTGGCGGCTGCCGTTTACCAAGCTGCTGTGCAAGGAACCGCCGTACGGTGGCATCCGCGCCATCGATCTGGTCAGCGGCAAGACGCTGTGGGACCGCCCGTTCGGCAGTGCGCGCGGCAATGGCCCGTTCGGCATCCGCTCCGGCCTGCCGATCGAGATCGGCACACCCAACAACGGTGGCTCGGTGGTCACTGCAGGCGGGCTGATCTTCATCGCGGCGGCCACGGACGACCTGATCCGCGCCATCGACCTGGCCACCGGCAAGGAGCTCTGGCACGCCAAGCTGCCGGCGGGCGGGCAGGCCAACCCGATGGTGTATTCCTATGGTGGCCGCGAATATCTGGTGATCATGGCCGGCGGCCACCACTTCATGGAAACCCCGGCAGGCGACGCGTTGATCGCCTATGCATTACCGCAGCACTAA